In Gracilibacillus salitolerans, the sequence TGGACCTTCCTAACCGATGAAAGCTTTGTGGCTCAATACGAACATACGATTATTCTTACGAAGGAAGGGCCGATTATTACTACATTGTAAGAGCACTAATACCACAATAAGGCGCGACTGCCTTAGCAACACAAGTAGAAAATAATCAAATTTTTTATAAAACAATATGGATAAGCGGCTCCCCCAGAGGGATCGGTTATCTAGGTTCGATAGACCTCTCCTACTCAATTTGTCGGTTAATAAGGAGGTCTATTTTCGTTAGATCAGTGAGAATATCAAAGCGAGTAATGCAATCAAGAAGGTACCAAAAGTAAATAAGTACCATAAAACTCTCATACATACTCACCTTTAGAATTATCAAGACTTAAATTGTAAAAAGTCATAAAAAATAAAGGGTGATACATGCCTCGCGTTTTTTATCACTAATAAATCCAAATTAAACTATTTTCTAAAAAAACTCCAAAAAAATGATTGAAAAGTATACCGTCCGGATAGTATAGTAATATCACAAGTATAAAAAAAGAGGAGATCTCGAATGGGTAGAAATTCTAGAAAAGTGGAAATCCTTCATGCTGCATCGAAAGTCGTTGGCGAGAAAGGTATATTTAATTTAACACTTGAAGCTACAGCAAAGGAAGCAGGTATTAGTAAAGGTGGTTTGCTTTATCATTTCCCATCTAAAGAAGCACTTGTACAAGGGATGGTAGAACACTTAGCGAACGATTATCGAGAGAAAATAGCTAATAATGCAGAGGAAGATCCTGTAGATAAAGGAAAATGGGTGCGAGCATATGTTGATGTAACTTTTAATCAAGCATATCAAAACAAAGATATGCACTATGGGTTACTTGCAGCAAAGGCAGTAAGTTCTGATTCATTGGATCCTATTCGTGAACTTTATACAGAGTGGCAACATGAAATAGAACATGACGGAATAGATCCAATTAAAGCTACCATCATTCGTTTGGCTACCGATGGGATTTGGTTATCCGAGTTATTTGATATTTATCATATTGAACCAGAAAAGAAAGAAGCAGTATATAAAAAGCTCAAAGATTGGGCAAACGAACCAGATTAAATAGGAATATTTTGAACAAAACACCACTAATAGCTGGTGTTTTTATTTTTTTGCAATTTTTTGTCGAAAAACGGTAAACCACTGTTTTGACAGTCGTGAGCACTACCTTCTTATCCCCCAAAGTCTCCAATGAAATCCCTTTCCATTCTATCAAGGGTTGAAAATGAACCGTCCAGATGGTATAGTTTCTAACTGTGATAAAAAAACCGTCCGGATGGTATACAAATTATGAATGATTTATGAAATATAAAATGCAATCTAAACAAAGAAAGTGAGGCTATCTAATGAAGAACAAAGTATTACTAACAGCTGCAGTAACAGGTGCAGGTGATACAACAACAAAGAGCTCTTATGTTCCGGTAACACCGAAAGAAATTGCGGAAGCAGCGATCGAATCAGCAAAAGCTGGTGCAACTGTAGCACATGTGCATGCTCGTGATCCGAAAACAGGTGGTATTAGCCACAATGTCGATCATTACCGTGAAATTGTCGATCGGATTCGTGAATCGGAAACAGACGTGATTATCAATATTACTTCTGGAGGTGGCGGTGACTTCATTCCTAGTTTAGACACGCCTGCAGCTGGTGGAAATGGAACAGATATTCAAACACCGGCAGAACGTCATGAGCCCGTTGGTGAATTACTTCCAGAAATGTGTACACTCGACTGTGGTACCGTAAACTTCGGAGATATGATTTACATGAGTCCAACTGATTGGTTAAGAGAACAAGCGAAATTGATTCAACAAAGTGGAGTAAAACCAGAATTAGAATGTTTCGATACTGGACATCTTCGTTTTGCCAAACAACTCGTAAATGAAGGATTAATCGATGGCGATCCAATGTTCCAATTTTGTATGGGAATCCCATGGGGAATGGATGCAGATGTGGAGACAATGCTTTATATGAGAGATCGTCTTCCGGAGAATGCACATTGGTCAGCATTTGGTATTGGACGTATGCAGTTACCAATTCTTGCACAAACTGCTCAGTTAGGCGGAAATGTGCGTGTTGGTTTGGAAGATAACATATATCTATCCAAAGGTGTACTTGCTCGTAATGACCAACTTGTCGATAAAGCAGTTACCATGCTAAACAGCAATGATATCGAAATAATGACACCAGAAGAAGCCAGACTACAATTCGGATTACGAAATCCCCATG encodes:
- a CDS encoding TetR/AcrR family transcriptional regulator, with product MGRNSRKVEILHAASKVVGEKGIFNLTLEATAKEAGISKGGLLYHFPSKEALVQGMVEHLANDYREKIANNAEEDPVDKGKWVRAYVDVTFNQAYQNKDMHYGLLAAKAVSSDSLDPIRELYTEWQHEIEHDGIDPIKATIIRLATDGIWLSELFDIYHIEPEKKEAVYKKLKDWANEPD
- a CDS encoding BKACE family enzyme — protein: MKNKVLLTAAVTGAGDTTTKSSYVPVTPKEIAEAAIESAKAGATVAHVHARDPKTGGISHNVDHYREIVDRIRESETDVIINITSGGGGDFIPSLDTPAAGGNGTDIQTPAERHEPVGELLPEMCTLDCGTVNFGDMIYMSPTDWLREQAKLIQQSGVKPELECFDTGHLRFAKQLVNEGLIDGDPMFQFCMGIPWGMDADVETMLYMRDRLPENAHWSAFGIGRMQLPILAQTAQLGGNVRVGLEDNIYLSKGVLARNDQLVDKAVTMLNSNDIEIMTPEEARLQFGLRNPHGGEKA